From the Oscillospiraceae bacterium genome, one window contains:
- the tyrS gene encoding tyrosine--tRNA ligase, with product MTLFEELKAREIIAQTSGDDEVAELINNGKAVFYTGFDPSADSLTAGHFVPLTLMKRLQSAGNKPIVLTGGGTMMVGDPSGRTDMRSMLTIDDIRANAKRFQAQFERFMTFGDGKTDAMAVDNSDWLMKLNYLDFLRDIGVHFSVNRMLAAECYKNRMAQGLTFLEFNYMIMQAYDFYHLNEQFGCNLQLGGDDQWSNILAGADLVRRKSGKQAHALTIALLLTHDGQKMGKTQKGALWLDKSKTSPYEFFQFFRNVHDDDALRYLKRLTFVTMDEIREYEGLTGSAVNEIKERLAFEMTAMVHGGEEANKAKETARGLFSGGAAETMPSTEITAAQLMDDALTVIDALVLCGIAKSKGEARRLIEQGGVTVDEQKVADIAQTIAREVLQNGVVLRKGKKVYHKITLRGPINL from the coding sequence ATGACATTATTTGAAGAACTCAAAGCCCGCGAAATTATCGCACAAACATCGGGTGACGATGAGGTTGCCGAGCTGATTAACAACGGTAAGGCTGTATTCTATACAGGGTTTGACCCGTCTGCCGATAGCTTGACCGCAGGGCATTTTGTGCCGTTGACGTTGATGAAACGCCTGCAAAGTGCGGGCAACAAGCCTATTGTATTGACCGGCGGCGGCACGATGATGGTGGGCGATCCATCGGGGCGGACGGATATGCGCTCGATGTTAACCATTGATGATATTCGCGCCAATGCTAAGAGGTTTCAAGCGCAATTCGAGCGGTTTATGACGTTTGGAGACGGCAAAACTGACGCTATGGCGGTGGATAATTCCGATTGGCTGATGAAGTTAAATTATTTAGACTTCTTGCGCGACATCGGTGTGCACTTTTCGGTCAATCGCATGTTGGCTGCCGAATGCTACAAAAACCGCATGGCGCAAGGCTTGACGTTCCTCGAATTCAACTACATGATTATGCAAGCGTACGACTTTTACCATCTCAATGAGCAGTTTGGATGCAACTTGCAGCTTGGCGGCGACGATCAATGGTCAAATATATTGGCGGGTGCCGACTTGGTGCGGCGCAAATCGGGCAAACAGGCGCATGCGTTGACCATTGCATTGCTTTTGACGCATGACGGGCAGAAGATGGGAAAAACGCAAAAAGGCGCGTTGTGGCTGGACAAAAGCAAAACATCGCCATATGAATTTTTCCAATTTTTCCGCAATGTGCATGACGATGATGCCTTGCGCTATCTGAAACGCCTGACCTTCGTGACGATGGACGAAATTCGTGAATACGAGGGGCTGACAGGCAGTGCTGTCAATGAAATCAAGGAGCGGTTGGCGTTTGAAATGACGGCGATGGTGCATGGCGGGGAAGAGGCCAACAAGGCAAAAGAAACGGCACGTGGGCTATTTTCAGGCGGCGCAGCGGAAACCATGCCGTCAACGGAAATCACGGCGGCGCAATTGATGGACGACGCGCTGACCGTCATTGACGCGCTGGTGCTGTGTGGCATTGCCAAGTCTAAAGGTGAAGCACGGCGACTAATAGAACAAGGCGGCGTGACAGTGGATGAGCAGAAAGTGGCCGATATTGCGCAGACGATAGCGCGGGAAGTATTGCAAAACGGCGTGGTGTTGCGTAAAGGTAAAAAAGTTTACCACAAAATTACGTTGAGAGGCCCAATAAACCTTTGA
- a CDS encoding serine hydroxymethyltransferase: MDYIKAKDPAVADAITAELQRQRSHVELIASENFVSETVLHAVGSVLTNKYAEGYPGKRYYGGCHCVDVMEDIARDRAKELFGAGHANVQSHSGASANAAVHFALVKPGDTVLGMDLAHGGHLSHGMKLNLSGKHYNAVFYGVREDSCLIDYDEVRTIAKREQPKMIIAGASAYPRIIDFKAFADIAKELDIPLFVDMAHIAGLVAAGLHPSPIPHARVTTTTTHKTLRGPRGGMILCNEEDGPLFDKAVFPGQQGGPLMHVIAGKAVAFGEALQPDFKVYQQRILDNAQALSKALLAKGFDLVSGGTDNHLMLVDLRPFKITGREMEKRMDAVHITANKNAIPFDPEKPFVASGVRLGTPAVTARGFTTADMETVADCIYMTATDFENKKAEIVATIDELCGRYPLYA, translated from the coding sequence ATTGATTATATCAAGGCCAAAGACCCTGCGGTGGCGGACGCCATTACTGCCGAGCTGCAACGCCAGCGCAGTCACGTTGAGCTGATTGCCAGCGAGAATTTTGTCAGTGAAACGGTGCTTCACGCCGTCGGTTCGGTATTGACCAACAAGTACGCCGAGGGCTACCCCGGCAAACGTTATTATGGTGGTTGTCATTGTGTTGACGTGATGGAAGACATTGCGCGTGATCGTGCTAAAGAGCTGTTCGGCGCGGGACATGCCAACGTGCAATCGCACAGCGGTGCATCGGCCAATGCGGCGGTGCATTTCGCACTTGTCAAGCCGGGCGATACCGTGCTGGGTATGGATTTAGCCCATGGCGGACATCTGTCGCACGGTATGAAACTGAATCTCAGCGGCAAGCATTACAATGCAGTGTTCTACGGCGTTCGTGAGGACAGCTGCTTGATCGACTACGATGAAGTGCGCACCATTGCCAAGCGCGAACAACCTAAAATGATTATCGCCGGTGCGTCGGCGTACCCGCGGATCATTGACTTCAAAGCCTTTGCCGACATTGCTAAGGAGCTGGACATTCCGCTCTTTGTCGATATGGCACATATTGCCGGCTTGGTTGCGGCAGGCTTGCATCCGTCACCCATTCCACATGCGCGAGTGACGACGACGACGACACACAAGACATTGCGCGGACCGCGTGGTGGTATGATTTTGTGCAATGAAGAGGACGGCCCGCTGTTTGATAAAGCCGTCTTTCCCGGACAACAAGGCGGCCCGTTGATGCATGTTATCGCAGGCAAAGCCGTGGCGTTTGGCGAAGCATTGCAGCCCGATTTTAAGGTGTACCAGCAGCGTATTTTAGACAACGCGCAAGCATTGTCTAAAGCATTGTTGGCTAAGGGCTTTGATCTTGTTTCCGGCGGCACCGACAATCATTTGATGCTGGTAGACTTGCGGCCGTTCAAAATCACAGGTCGTGAGATGGAAAAACGTATGGATGCTGTGCATATTACAGCGAATAAGAACGCCATTCCATTTGACCCCGAAAAGCCGTTTGTGGCAAGCGGTGTACGGCTGGGTACGCCTGCCGTTACAGCACGTGGATTTACTACGGCGGACATGGAAACGGTTGCCGATTGCATCTATATGACGGCAACTGATTTTGAAAACAAAAAGGCAGAGATTGTAGCGACAATTGACGAGCTTTGTGGGCGGTATCCGTTATACGCATAG
- a CDS encoding replication-associated recombination protein A — MSQNNHTPFADEIRPIAFDEVAGQSHILGEKGLLRKLIARGNTGNLIFYGPPGTGKTTVANIIAAQTKRTLYKLNATTAGLSDIKDIVSQLDTMMAMDGVLLYLDEIQYFNKKQQQSLLEHMENGKITLIASTTENPYFYVYPAILSRSTVFEFKPVEPGDVLKALPRVFARAGKLYHCQVECGDEVCDILAHGCGGDMRKAANAVELLVSTADVHDGVATLTLDAAEAVVQKSALRYDRDGDAHYDIISALQKSIRGSDPDAALHYLARLLLGGDLAIAVRRLLVTAHEDIGLAYPQACAIVKSCCDSAVQLGLPEAMHPLAVATVLLATAPKSNSASGALGTAMSDIEQGRGGEVPQHLRDSHYGGAANLGRGVTYQYPHNFPNHYVKQQYLPDALDCVAYYSYGDNKVEQAAKTYWDKIVGRGDLDAPQQ, encoded by the coding sequence ATGAGTCAAAATAATCACACGCCATTTGCTGATGAGATTCGCCCGATAGCCTTTGACGAGGTTGCCGGGCAATCTCACATTTTGGGAGAAAAGGGGCTGTTGCGCAAGTTGATAGCGCGGGGCAATACGGGAAACTTAATTTTCTACGGTCCGCCCGGCACAGGCAAGACGACAGTTGCCAACATCATTGCGGCGCAGACAAAGCGGACGCTGTATAAACTAAATGCCACAACGGCAGGGTTGAGCGACATCAAAGACATTGTATCGCAGCTTGATACCATGATGGCAATGGACGGTGTGTTGCTGTATTTGGATGAAATCCAATATTTTAACAAAAAGCAGCAGCAGTCACTGCTCGAACATATGGAAAATGGTAAAATTACGCTGATTGCTTCGACGACGGAGAATCCGTATTTTTATGTCTATCCCGCCATTTTATCGCGCTCGACGGTTTTTGAATTTAAGCCTGTTGAGCCCGGTGATGTACTGAAAGCATTGCCGCGTGTGTTTGCACGAGCGGGGAAACTGTATCATTGTCAAGTAGAATGTGGCGATGAAGTATGCGATATATTGGCACACGGCTGTGGCGGTGATATGCGCAAGGCGGCAAACGCTGTGGAATTGCTTGTTTCAACAGCCGATGTGCATGACGGCGTGGCGACACTGACACTTGATGCGGCGGAAGCTGTTGTGCAGAAATCGGCATTGCGCTACGACCGTGACGGTGACGCGCATTACGACATTATTTCGGCGTTACAGAAGTCGATTCGCGGTTCTGACCCTGACGCGGCGCTACATTATTTGGCGCGGTTGTTGTTGGGTGGCGATTTGGCGATTGCCGTGCGGCGGTTGCTCGTTACGGCACATGAGGATATTGGTTTGGCGTACCCGCAGGCGTGCGCGATTGTGAAAAGTTGCTGTGACAGTGCTGTGCAATTGGGCTTGCCTGAAGCCATGCACCCATTGGCGGTGGCCACTGTATTATTGGCGACGGCACCGAAATCAAACAGTGCGTCGGGTGCGTTGGGCACGGCAATGTCCGATATTGAGCAAGGGCGTGGCGGCGAAGTGCCGCAACATTTGCGGGATTCGCATTACGGCGGGGCGGCAAATCTGGGGCGTGGTGTGACGTATCAGTACCCGCACAATTTTCCCAACCATTATGTGAAACAGCAATATTTGCCTGACGCGCTGGATTGTGTGGCGTATTATAGCTATGGTGACAACAAAGTTGAGCAAGCGGCAAAAACGTATTGGGACAAAATCGTAGGGCGCGGCGACCTCGACGCGCCGCAGCAATAA
- a CDS encoding ABC transporter ATP-binding protein/permease yields MRLRFKLPEREFSLLEDNDIQYCAPFDIDMAGNYIENGWFAATRTALTVFLDGEIVRQFHYADIDEIKSEAGVGCGFLYVEKDGEKTVILRYGMRHMSRFSFVARGVRVFVKGGSHLIESTEVENHCPLCGLALRGTRHCPKCDGRSRSIQRLLEVCKPHWKRVAMISLMMLVGAGIMIWQQEFFKNFIDGTLDQYHGDGATPTMVRSLIVFIAVISSIAFFNIFTMYMRFRMTVRLGADITADLRQSLYHKIQELSLAFIDKRKAGEIIARVGHDTAHIQRFINDNVTFLFSNIITMAGAITVMFILNWAFTLLLLAMVPVIIVLNQVFWKFIIRIFRMQRRRYDDISTRLQDVISGIRVVKAYGREASEAERFNELTGRFADVSSRNEKFFFTFYPLLTLLLSLTTCIVIYFGGRLILGGTMTVGELVQFMAYANMLYGPLGWMSFLPRDIITLMTCMERIGDVLDEEPDQVDAEDAVDKRMKGHVVLENVSFGYKSYEPVLENINLEVQPGEMIGLVGPSGAGKSTLINVIMRLYDVDEGKILIDGVDIRDYKQESYHNQIGVVLQEPFLFAGTIYNNIKFSKPDATEEDVILAAKMANAHDFICKTPDGYNTRVGERGFMLSGGERQRLSIARAILNDPSILILDEATSSLDSESEFQIQEALNRLIKGRTTFSIAHRLSTLRNADRIMVIDKHTCMELGTHDELLRKKGIYYNLVMAQLQTHRVRGASA; encoded by the coding sequence ATGAGACTAAGATTTAAGTTGCCAGAGCGAGAATTCTCGCTGCTGGAAGATAACGACATACAATATTGTGCGCCGTTTGATATTGATATGGCGGGTAATTACATTGAGAACGGTTGGTTTGCCGCGACGCGTACGGCGTTGACGGTCTTCTTAGATGGCGAAATTGTTCGGCAATTCCACTATGCTGACATTGACGAAATTAAATCGGAAGCCGGTGTTGGGTGCGGGTTTTTGTACGTTGAGAAAGATGGCGAAAAGACAGTTATTTTGCGTTACGGCATGCGGCATATGTCACGGTTTTCCTTTGTTGCACGAGGCGTCCGTGTCTTTGTCAAGGGCGGCTCGCACTTGATTGAGAGCACCGAGGTGGAAAACCATTGTCCGTTGTGCGGACTCGCTCTGCGTGGCACACGCCATTGTCCGAAGTGCGATGGGCGTAGTCGTTCAATACAACGGCTTTTGGAAGTCTGCAAACCGCATTGGAAACGGGTGGCGATGATTTCCTTGATGATGCTGGTAGGTGCCGGCATTATGATTTGGCAACAGGAATTTTTTAAGAACTTCATCGACGGTACGCTCGATCAATACCATGGTGATGGCGCAACACCGACAATGGTGCGCAGCTTGATTGTCTTTATCGCCGTCATCAGCTCGATTGCGTTCTTCAATATTTTCACAATGTACATGCGATTTCGCATGACAGTACGACTGGGTGCCGATATTACAGCCGATTTACGGCAGTCGTTGTACCATAAAATTCAGGAACTATCACTAGCGTTTATTGATAAGCGCAAGGCCGGTGAAATTATTGCGCGCGTGGGGCATGATACAGCGCATATTCAGCGATTTATCAATGACAACGTGACCTTCCTGTTCTCCAACATCATCACAATGGCAGGCGCGATTACTGTCATGTTTATCCTCAACTGGGCCTTTACGCTGCTCCTGTTGGCGATGGTGCCGGTGATTATCGTTCTCAACCAAGTGTTTTGGAAGTTTATCATCCGCATTTTCCGTATGCAGCGGCGGCGTTACGATGACATCAGCACACGCCTGCAAGATGTCATCAGCGGCATTCGCGTGGTCAAGGCATATGGGCGTGAGGCATCGGAGGCCGAGCGGTTTAACGAATTGACAGGACGATTTGCCGATGTTTCCAGCCGCAACGAAAAGTTCTTCTTTACCTTTTATCCCTTGTTGACGTTGTTGTTGAGCCTGACAACTTGCATTGTCATTTATTTCGGTGGACGCTTGATCTTAGGCGGCACAATGACGGTGGGTGAGCTGGTGCAGTTTATGGCGTATGCCAATATGTTGTACGGTCCGCTGGGCTGGATGAGCTTTTTGCCGCGCGACATTATTACGCTAATGACTTGCATGGAGCGCATTGGTGACGTGTTGGATGAAGAGCCAGATCAAGTTGACGCAGAAGATGCTGTCGACAAGCGCATGAAAGGGCACGTTGTGCTCGAAAACGTCAGTTTTGGGTATAAGTCCTATGAGCCAGTGTTGGAAAACATCAATTTGGAAGTGCAGCCCGGTGAAATGATAGGCTTAGTTGGCCCCAGCGGTGCGGGAAAGTCGACGCTGATCAATGTCATTATGCGGTTGTACGACGTTGATGAGGGTAAAATTCTCATTGACGGCGTTGACATCCGCGACTACAAGCAAGAGAGTTATCACAATCAAATCGGCGTGGTATTGCAAGAGCCGTTCTTGTTTGCCGGCACAATTTACAACAACATCAAATTTTCCAAGCCTGACGCTACTGAAGAAGATGTTATCTTGGCAGCCAAAATGGCAAACGCACACGATTTTATTTGCAAAACGCCCGACGGCTACAACACGCGCGTCGGCGAACGCGGCTTTATGCTCAGCGGTGGTGAACGACAGCGGTTATCCATCGCCCGCGCGATTTTGAACGACCCGTCGATTTTAATCCTGGATGAAGCCACCAGCAGCCTTGACAGTGAGAGCGAATTTCAAATCCAAGAAGCCCTCAATCGTTTGATCAAGGGCAGGACAACATTCTCGATTGCACATAGGTTGTCAACATTGCGCAATGCCGACAGGATTATGGTCATTGACAAACATACCTGTATGGAGCTTGGTACGCATGATGAGTTGTTGCGCAAAAAAGGCATTTATTACAACTTGGTGATGGCGCAGTTGCAGACGCATAGGGTGCGGGGAGCGAGTGCGTAA
- the coaW gene encoding type II pantothenate kinase, with protein MSIIIGIDVGGSTTKIVGMRDGTMLQPLLVRADDALTSVYGAFGKLLSENKLSLHDIERVMITGTGNSYVEGPLYDLSTYRVNEFQAIGKGGLTLSGMDKALIVSMGTGTAFVLAEGDDWTHLGGTGVGGGTLLGLGYELLHVRGFDAVMEMALQGDCHKVDLRIGDISIGESTGLPPDITASNFGKIEDMATKNDTAAGIVNMVIETIGMTSRFAARSVGIKNIVLIGNLSVSPLGRNIFDRLEVLFDERFVIPENAEFATAIGAAKSPAVE; from the coding sequence ATGTCTATCATCATCGGCATTGACGTCGGCGGCTCGACGACCAAAATCGTCGGCATGCGCGACGGCACCATGCTCCAACCCCTGCTCGTGCGCGCTGATGACGCTCTTACCAGCGTTTACGGCGCATTTGGTAAACTATTGAGCGAAAATAAGCTATCTCTGCACGACATTGAGCGCGTGATGATTACGGGTACGGGAAACAGCTATGTGGAAGGGCCGTTGTATGACCTGTCGACCTATCGCGTCAATGAATTCCAAGCCATCGGCAAAGGTGGTTTGACCCTGAGCGGCATGGACAAGGCACTCATTGTCAGCATGGGCACCGGTACGGCGTTTGTGCTGGCTGAGGGCGACGATTGGACGCACTTGGGCGGCACCGGCGTCGGTGGCGGCACATTGCTGGGCTTGGGCTACGAGCTACTCCATGTGCGCGGCTTTGATGCCGTGATGGAAATGGCCTTGCAGGGCGACTGCCACAAAGTCGACCTGCGCATCGGCGATATCAGCATCGGCGAATCGACAGGCTTGCCGCCTGATATTACCGCTTCAAATTTCGGTAAAATTGAAGACATGGCAACTAAGAACGACACCGCCGCCGGCATCGTCAACATGGTCATCGAAACCATCGGCATGACATCACGGTTCGCGGCGCGGTCAGTAGGGATTAAAAACATTGTGCTGATTGGCAATCTATCCGTTTCTCCGCTGGGGCGTAATATTTTCGACAGACTGGAAGTGCTGTTTGATGAGCGGTTTGTGATACCTGAGAATGCCGAATTTGCCACGGCGATTGGGGCGGCGAAATCGCCGGCGGTTGAATAG